TCACCCTATGCCTGTGCCAAACTGTACGCCTATTGGATTACGGTTAACTACCGCGAGGCTTATGGTATCTATGGCTGCAACGGTATTCTCTTTAATCATGAATCCCCTCTACGGGGCGAGACTTTTGTAACCCGCAAGATTACCCGTGCACTGGCCCGTATCAAATTGGGGCTACAGGATTGCCTCTATTTGGGAAACCTTTCAGCGCTACGGGATTGGGGACACGCCAGGGACTATGTAGAGATGCAGTGGCTGATGTTGCAACAACCGGAGCCTGAGGACTATGTTATTGCCACTGGTCATCAATATAGTGTGCGAGATTTCGTCAATGCTGCTGCGGAAGAGTTGGGCATGAAGATTTCTTGGCATGGCAATGAGGTGGACGAAACCGGCTGCGATCAGAACGGCAAGGTAATCGTCAGGGTTGATCCGCGCTATTTCCGTCCTACCGAGGTGGAAACCTTACTGGGTGACCCCAGCAAGGCCCACCAGAAGCTGGGATGGAAGCCGCGCACCAGCTTTCAAGAACTGGTGGCCGAGATGGTGCGGGAAGATCTTAAAAGCGCCGAGCGGGATGAGCTGGTCAAAAAACACGGATATAAGGCTTTTGATTATCATGAATAAAGACTCCAAAATTTTCGTCGCTGGTTCTAATGGATTGGTCGGATCTGCTTTGGTCCGTCAACTGATCACGGCAGGCTATACCAATCTCGTTACTCCAGAAATCAACGAGCTTGACTTAACCGATCAGTTGGCTGTAGCAAATTTTTTTACTACTGAAGCACCTGAATACGTCTTTTTGGCAGCCGCAAAGGTAGGTGGCATTCATGCCAACAACACCTATCCGGCTGAGTTTATTTATTTGAACCTCGCCATCCAGATTAATGTGATTCACCAGTCTTACCTGCATGGTGTTAAGCGCCTGCTGTTTCTAGGGTCTTCCTGCATCTACCCCAGGCTGGCACCGCAACCTATGAGAGAGGAACATCTTTTGACCGGCCTGCTGGAGCCGACCAATGAACCGTACGCCTTGGCCAAGATCGCTGGTATTAAAATGTGTGAATCTTACAACCGTCAATATGGTACAAAGTTTATTGCCGTGATGCCAACTAACCTCTATGGCCCCGGCGATAACTTCCATCTGGATAATGCTCATGTCATGCCGGCTTTGATCCGCCGCTTACATGAGGCGCGAGAGGCCCGCTTGCCGGAGGTGGTAGTCTGGGGTAGCGGCACGCCGATGCGCGAGTTCCTTTTCGTTGATGACATGGCGGATGGTTGCTGCTATCTGATGAACCTGCCGGAAGAGCAGCTTAAAGCTGAGTTACTTAACTACCCAGAACCGTGCTTCGTCAACCTCGGTACTGGTGTTGACGTGACGATTCGTGAGCTGGCCGAAACGATCCGCGAGGTGGTCGGTTACCAGGGACGGTTAACGTTTGATCCCAGCAAGCCCGATGGTACGCCACGAAAATTGCAGGATGTTTCGCGTATGGAGGCTCTCGGCTGGCAGGCGCACATTACTCTGCGTCAAGGGATTGAGCGGACTTACGCTTGGTTCGTTGACAACATGGGCCGGTGGCGCGGTTAGGGATTACTCTCAGTTGTTGTCATAAGCATTGTCTCCGGCTGTGATGATTCGATAGCTTCTAAAAAAACCATCTTATCCTTCACTGAAGGGCAATGCCCTTATTTTTTAGCCCCATAAAGATAGATTCTCTTTTGTTTTATGGAGATTTTTGCTGATGCTCAAGCAGCAAGCGCGGCTTTTTAGAAGGATTGCAATAACTCTTGACCTCTGCGCTGTAGTTGCCGCTTTTATTTTTGCATTTTATTTGTGGTCGCTGGAAGTACATCTCCCTCCATTATGGCATTATTTGTGGGCTCTTCTGATTATCTCTCCTGTCTGGTTCTTCCTACTGACTCGTTATACCATGTACGAATCCCTCCGGACGCTTACTTTTGGCCAGATTCTA
The nucleotide sequence above comes from Geobacter benzoatilyticus. Encoded proteins:
- the gmd gene encoding GDP-mannose 4,6-dehydratase, whose translation is MKRALITGITGQDGAYLAELLLEKGYEVHGIKRRASLFNTDRIDHLYEDPHVDNRRLVLHYGDMTDATNLIRIIQTVQPDEIYNLAAQSHVQVSFETPEYTANADAMGPLRILEAIRILGLEKKTRFYQASTSELYGLVQEIPQKETTPFYPRSPYACAKLYAYWITVNYREAYGIYGCNGILFNHESPLRGETFVTRKITRALARIKLGLQDCLYLGNLSALRDWGHARDYVEMQWLMLQQPEPEDYVIATGHQYSVRDFVNAAAEELGMKISWHGNEVDETGCDQNGKVIVRVDPRYFRPTEVETLLGDPSKAHQKLGWKPRTSFQELVAEMVREDLKSAERDELVKKHGYKAFDYHE
- a CDS encoding GDP-L-fucose synthase family protein, which encodes MNKDSKIFVAGSNGLVGSALVRQLITAGYTNLVTPEINELDLTDQLAVANFFTTEAPEYVFLAAAKVGGIHANNTYPAEFIYLNLAIQINVIHQSYLHGVKRLLFLGSSCIYPRLAPQPMREEHLLTGLLEPTNEPYALAKIAGIKMCESYNRQYGTKFIAVMPTNLYGPGDNFHLDNAHVMPALIRRLHEAREARLPEVVVWGSGTPMREFLFVDDMADGCCYLMNLPEEQLKAELLNYPEPCFVNLGTGVDVTIRELAETIREVVGYQGRLTFDPSKPDGTPRKLQDVSRMEALGWQAHITLRQGIERTYAWFVDNMGRWRG